The following nucleotide sequence is from Bos taurus isolate L1 Dominette 01449 registration number 42190680 breed Hereford chromosome 3, ARS-UCD2.0, whole genome shotgun sequence.
AGGTATCCCATGTTTTCAGTGAAGACACTTTCAGAGACATTAGGTTACTTACTTTTCTAAAGCCACATGTCTAATAATAAAGCTGGATTTCAAACTCAGGCCTAACTCTGTAGTGTAACCCAGCTGTTTCTTCCTGACATGAGATATTTATTTAAGCTATTGTTCTCcccttcatttaattttaaatgcctatagtataattttttctttacttagcAACCTGTGTCTAAAGGAAAGTAGAAAGAGAAGGACCCAGGAACCTAGGAAAAAAATAGCAGTATATGTGTAATTATAGCGCTACTGGCAGACAGCTTAAACTTGAGCCAGTTCTCAGAAGTAGGACCTATCACTTTCTGACATTTGTTTAGAGATTTTCTTAATCTTTCTTCTTGTGATTCTAGGCATTAGTCACATAtgtatggaaaaatatataaGGCTTTTTGGTAAGATTGttattcactcagcaaatatttattgaatatatattatatgcttaTACATCATTGAACAAGCCAGATAGAGTCCTGCCTTCGTGGAGTTTGTAATTGGTATAAATATTTGAATGGGTGGGTTGTGTCTTACACCTACTGTGTATTTCCGTAAACACACCACAGTCACACATGGATATGCTGTAGGAATTTCACAAAATTGAATGGCTTGGAATTTGTCTTATTCCAGGAAAACACTGTTGCATCAAGAATatgagaaaatgtaagaatcaagAAACCCATCAGTATGGCTTTGTCTCTTTGAATGCCATGATTCTTAGAGGAGTAAGGGAGTAGCAGTATATAAGAccttatttgaaattaaaaataaaaagcaaaaactcGTGTGAGCCAGAAATCTTTGATGAAGCATTGTCAGAAGAATTTCAGAAACTGCAAGTTGTTACACAGATGTAATGATTTAATTAGTCTAGATAACACCATTTATTTATGCTTAAGCATCTCACACATGCAAAAGTTGGTAATTCAGAGTCACACAATAATTTGTGAGTTATCTTCTATACCACGTGTTATAGCTTCTGAATACCAACTTTGATGAGCATGTGTGTCAGATGCTTGAGcataaataaatgatattatatagACCAACTAAGCAATACAGtttgtttctggaattctcttgacaTCTTCACATAAAAATTTTGTGGTGGCTTTTACAGATCACAGTAATTGTTTTAAACACAGTTTAATCTCAGTGTGGGCAAGATCCTCATTGGAGTGAGCATATATGGTTTCTGCTGGTTGGGTCTTTCTAGGTATCTGGGTGGATTCTTAATATACAACTGGATAAAATAGCCGTAAAAGGAGTGTCCTCTAGTATGTGGAGAGGGTTTGTTATCCTTTTAGCAGAAAGATGAGCTTATTTTGTGATAGGTAAGTAACTATATTATTAAATCTCTTGGGGAAGGAAACCAGTTCGGATCTCCTTgctatatttctctctttttttgcttttcgtcttaatttatttatttggctgcattgggtcttagtcgtggcacgtGGTGTCTTTGCTGTGgtgagtgggctcagtagttgccctgtggcatgtgggatatagttctctgaccagggattgaaccttcgtcccctgcactggaaggtggattcttaaccactggactaccaggaaagtccctcttttttgcttttctaattttAGCTGTAAAAACACCATGGTATTCTTTGTCTCCCTGATGTTGCGTTAGTGTTgccatagttttttaaaaatactgttatacttattttttatttttaggtaattcaaacagttttgttgttgttgtttaaagtgGTAAGTTATCAAAAAGGAGACTGGGATATAGCTAATATACTAAGAATTTAggtcacatttttttcttccagagttCGGGATGTCTCacctctattatttttttctcaccgTATTTCCTAGAAAATAGAAAGGGGAAGGATTAATTAACCTAGTTTTACACATAAGGAAGTATGTTCTTAGAGGTTAAGTGTCTTGCTTAAGGTCAGACTTATTAAGAATGTAGTCAAAGAATGTGGCAAAGAATTCCAGAGACTCCTGGCAGAGGTTAGCATGCTACTTACTGGGAAATGTAGTAGGCAGTTAATTATTTTCTCAAAAGACTTAACTATTCCTGGTTATTTCTTACTCTTCTGAGACTATTCACCATTTTATCCCCAAGGCAGAAACTTGTTTGCAGGTTAGAGCTACTCTATAATCTTTGGGAAATACTACTTAGCACAGCTGGCTTGGAATTCCAAGTAAGTATATAATGTTTTCATGTGTATCTTCTAACATGAGTTAGAATGTTTCTTCAAGCTGCCAAGTGCCCATGCTGATCAGTGTTCAAAGAATACAAAACATCACTTTTAAGACCATTAGTTGTAATTACTTTATGCCCCATAATGTCCCTTTGATTGAATTTGTAAGTTTAGGAATGGGCACCTAACAGTGGCAAGGCCTGCTCACTGTCCACTGAGGCAAGGGCAAGAGGGAAAACGTActgtgcagagaaaaaggaagtcaTTTTTCATGGAAGTCACACCACTGGTGCCTGGGGACACAGACAGTCTGAATCTAACATGGTAAATGGCCCACCTGGTGTAGAAAAATAATCATCCATTTAGAGATGAAGAACAAGGCAGGGTTCTCTGTAGAAACTTGCTCGTTACACTTGCAGGTAATACAAAAAAAGGATACCTATAAAATAGGTTATTATAATTACTTTTGTCTCGTTGGTAAAAATTACCTCTTAGTTATCTTAGCACAGCCTtgttatattagaaaaataattagcaTTTCACCTAAATCTACAGTTCTTCTAGAGTTACCACATTTCTTTGAACTTGTGAACTTGCATTATTACTGTCTGCATTAAAAGTGTAATGACTTGGggattccctggttgtccagtggttaggacttggcccTTTCACTGCTTAGGGTGTAGGgctcagtccctgatcagggagctaagatcctgcaagctgtgtggcgCGGCAAAAAGAAGTTCAGTGATTTGATTCAAATATTTGAGACCTTCTACGCTTCCCTACCCCaagacttctttctcttttttattctttttttatagttgaTACACAGTATTGTATTAATTCCAGATATACAGCagaatgattcagttttatatatatacttttttcagattattttccatcataagttattataagatttGGAATatggttccctatgctatatagtaaatcctgttacttatctattttatgtatagtagtttgtcgCTGTTAATCCCATGGGCTATGTCTTTGAGTTAGTTGCTGTTTTGTGTGTAGATTCACTTGTATTATTTctggatttcacatataagtgatatcacataatgttgcttttctctgacttacttcactacgTGTAATagtgtctaggtccatccatgttgctgcaaatggcaataagtcattctttctatggctgagtgatattcccttgtatatatgtaccacagcttcttaaGCCAGtcgtctgttgatgggcacttgggttgtttgtatgtcttggctgttgtaaatagtgctgctatgaacattggggtgcatgtatttagagtttttgttttttcttggacatatacccaggagtagaatagAAGGATcgtatggtagctctgtttttagtttttaaaggaattcccataatgttttctatagtggctgcaccagtttacattccagcAACGTCGGCCTTTCCTTCACACCCTGTCCAGGATTTATTAAATGTAGCCCAAGACGTAGTTTCTTAATAGTGAGACATACAGTTCACTATTTGAGACTGTGGTCCAGATGCCCATACTGAGCCTTTTTATTTTGGATGATGTGGTTGGTGCTATAGCTTTCTTTAGCCTGTGGCCTGACACTCTCAGAATAGTGTGTTTTGGTTTCAGCTGTTAGGAACAACACAAGAACACCCATGCTTTGCCTTTGAAATGCTTTTATAACAGATTTTGGTCCATGAGCTTTAAGACGCAACTTTTTCAAATACCTCAAAGTGGTCCAAATGGTCTTCTGTTCAGAGAAAACAAGCTGACCTCCCTTTACCTCTGACCACACTCTGGGTCCTTTAGATTTCTCTGAATCTTTTCTTTCATCATCATTTACTCAGCTGCTGCTGTTATTTATCAGCAGTTGGAATGTTCCTGTTTCCATGAGAGATGTTGGTGTTACTGCCTTGACCGTCACTTCAGTGTCTTTCCTTTGCAGACCCCGTATCATGTCAACCTCCTCCTGGCCGGCTACGATGAGCACGAGGGTCCAGCACTCTACTACATGGACTACCTGGCAGCCTTGGCAAAAGCCCCTTTCGCAGCCCACGGCTATGGTGCCTTCCTGACTCTCAGTATCCTGGACCGATATTACACGCCAAGTAAGTTTCAGCTCTCTAAGCTGGGAACAGTAGCAAAGCCCTGTCCTCAGCTGCTTCCTGGCTTTATGTACAACCCCTTGGAGTTGGGTGGCCAAGGAAGGTGCCCTCAGGAAGCTTTTTTCTGTAGATcgttaagtaagtaagtgaagttgctcagtcgtgtccgactctttgcaaccccgtggactgtagcctaccaggcttctctgtccatgggattctccaggcaagaatactggagtgggttaccatttccttctccaggggatcttcctgacccagggatcaaacccaggtctcccacattggaggcagacgcttgaacctctgagccaccagggaagataataGCTGCCCTCTCCTATATGAGAAAGCTGGCTGTCTACTTGTCCATGAACCGTTCACTTGGCAAACCTCTAGACACAGGGGTGCTTCTGCGTTAAGTTCTACTTTCTGACCCCAACCCCAACCTCACTTCAGCCATTGTGAGCAATAGGCACTTGGGATAACACAGATAACCAGTTTTCGCCTTACATTCCACTCTTCCCTATTAGTGTAGGAAGAATCTAGCTAGTTCTTTCTTTTCATGGTGCTGCCCTCTCACTCAACTCAGCCATGCCGGGGCTCCAGGCCACATCCTGAAAAGATTAACCTGGCCTCCTAGTGACCATTGCTTGATTTGGCATCTGTCAGTAATACAGTGATTTGCCCACTGAAATAACCACCAGCCACCCCTGAAGCCAAACTGCATCATATGTCATCCCAGTTTGCCATGCCTGTGGACAGTTCCTTTGGCTCCTGTTTTACGAGAGACTCAGCCCCATCCTATGAATTCTGTTTCTATTGTTAAACTGGGGCCCAGCTGGCAAAGTGAGGCTGACACACTGGCCCTGTCCTCCCTTTCCCTGATTTGCAGCTGGCCAGGGCAGATGGAGCTGATTTAAGCCCTGGTCTAAAGGAAGGCTGGGGGTTGTTGGGAGTTGGGGGATGGGCTATAAAGAACTGGCAGGCCTCTGGACTTCTCTGGAGGCAAGCACTGGCCATGGGAGGCAGATTCCGTCACGCTTACCCTTCTCTGTAGCAAATCAATTTGCAATGGCTTGTGGCTGCCTGAGTGCTGGGCCTGGGACACTCAACTGCATATAGAGAAAGTTTGTGGTACATCAGAAgccttagctttttttttttttgccgtatCTGTTTGTGTGTCATGTTGACCTGAGAAAGTTAGAAGCTCAGCTCAGTTGTGGCAGAGTTTTACTTAGTGTCAGCGCCTTGAGTGCCTGACTTCCGTGTTCTCTTTCAGCTATCTCGCGTGAGAAGGCAGTGGAGCTTCTTAGGAAATGTCTGGAGGAGGTGAGTAGCTTTCATGGGATCCTGAAAGGAATGTTTTGTCTCTCTGTTGGCCAATATTGTTTCCCTTCCCCAGTTGCATTTTTTTCTGATCCTTGCCAGAAAGTATAATATCCACTAACCATATGTGAAGTTCCTATCAGGGTTACAGTTTGATGCATAacaagctggtttttttttttttttttttctctcctgggTCACCATCTCATCAATGTCAATTCTACAAtctaattacttttatttttgcttcttccagACTAGTGATTCTCAAATTTTAGCATGTGTAAGAATTATCTGGggaacttgatttttttaaaaaggcacattCATGCTTTCCACCTCATCTTCATTCTGAATTAGTTGTCCTGGTGTAGCTCTTGAGACTGTCTTGGCCCGCAGTCCCAGGTGATTTTGCTGCAGGTGGTAACTGGGGGCCGTACTTTAAGAACTCTTGTGCTGGATTTTATACCTGCTCCATTTTTGTGCTACCTGGGGTTGCCATAAAGTCTGCTTTCTTAACAGTACGTGAGTCTGGGAGGGAAAGCCACCCCTGGGAATTCAGGAGGCCATAGAAGGTAACGAGCAGGCTTTGGGCAGATGGAGAGAGTAGCCTTTAGTTTATGAGGCCAGGAACATGGGCCCTTCCCCTTCTAATACTTCTGCGAGGAGTCTGAGGCTCTGGTGTGAaaggaggatgaggaggaaaagaaagcagcTCCTTTAGGCTTTGTAATTCTTTTGTTGTTCCTATAGCCTAAGGATGAACTTGAATTTGTACTCTAGTGAGAAGAGAGTAGGAGGTTGAGAGCAGCTGGTAGCATCAGTAATGTCAGTTTGCCTCTTACACAAGCCTGTCATTTTCAGTCCACAGGGCCCCTTCTTCTTCTTGTTTGTAAATCTCCTTTCCAAAGCAGAAACTGAGAATAAACTCATgtgcttttcttaaaaattcaacCAGGAGGCCATGTTAGTCACGCAGCTCTAAGTGTTGCAAGGGTCTGCCAGGAAGAAGCCATTGGAATGTGGAATGCTTTGAGACTTTATTCCCCATGGATCCTCCACATTTCCTTATTATTATCACCTTTTCTTGATCTTGGAACTTTTTTCTGGACATAGGAGTCATCAGCCAGGGAGGACTATGGAAATGGACGTGGTGGTTGCTGCCTAGCCCTCATCTGTAAGGGAGATGGGAAACATCAAGGGAAGGAGGGCTTGGGCCAGGGGAGGGGCACATTTTCAGGATATGTCCCTAAGGGAGCAGGTACAGCTTTGTGCCTTCTATCCAGAGATTAAGTGAACTGTCCAGGAGGAGTCACCCACAGAGGCGAAGGTTTCCTTCAGCTGCGCTCTTCAGCGATCTCTAGCCAGGTTGATGGGGCTGTCTGGTTTTGTGTGCACAGATCACAGGTCCTTTAGAACAGCCTCTCAAGCAGACAGTCACACTAGAGTCCAAAGAGGTTCCTTCAGTGACAGTTCAGCTTAGATTGAAGAAGATAGAAGTAGAGGTTGTTCCAAGAGCAGTTCTGAGACCATCCTTGCCACCAGCCTCCAgctctacacacagacacactcacatacacCTGGTCCTTATAATGTGGGTGGGTAGCTGGAGCACACTGTTGGACCTAGGAGTACATGGCTTTGGTCCAGAGCTTTTCCTAGGGCAGTAGCTCCTTAGTTGGCTTCTTGCCTTGAGATGTTTTGAAAGAGAAGTCTGTGTTTACCAGGCCTGATTGGTGGCAGATTGTGAGGAATAGAACATTAGATTGTCTCGTTCTTCAGCAGCTGACTGATCAGAGTCAAGCTCCTGCTCACTACATTCCAGTCAGCCGCCAGCTGCGGTTTGGGCTTTTCTCAGTATCTTAGTACCAGCTTTCCTCAGTAGGGTACCAAGCGCCCCCAACGCAAAAATCACTATCTGCTTATATATCCAGTGCCTCGACCAGAGCCTGGACCACAGTtctcaataaaaatttgttgaCTGATTTCCTTCATGTTTCTCTGCAGCTCCAGAAACGCTTCATCCTGAATCTGCCAACCTTCAGTGTTCGAATCATTGACAGAAATGGCATCCATGACCTGGACAACATTTCCTTCCCTAAACAGGGCTCCTAACGTCATGCCCTCCCTCCCACTTGCCAGGGAACTTTTTTTGATGAGCTCCTCtatttttttctactcttttGATGTGTGCTTTCCACACATGGTTAATTCAGAATAAAGCTGACTGTGGATCGATTGAGCCCTCTGGGTTGAGTCTGAGTTTACCTAACATCGCCTCAGGAAGGGGGTGGAGGGAGCATTACCTGCATTGGACTTCCTGCAAGGATtgtctttcctcctgcccctttcCTTCATTGATGCTCTGATTGTCCTTCAGCAGCTGACAGTTTGCTTGCTAAAGTCTCATCCCTCTAAAGCAATGGTTCTTTATTGCCCCT
It contains:
- the PSMB2 gene encoding proteasome subunit beta type-2, which codes for MEYLIGIQGPDYVLVASDRVAASNIVQMKDDHDKMFKMSEKILLLCVGEAGDTVQFAEYIQKNVQLYKMRNGYELSPTAAANFTRRNLADYLRSRTPYHVNLLLAGYDEHEGPALYYMDYLAALAKAPFAAHGYGAFLTLSILDRYYTPTISREKAVELLRKCLEELQKRFILNLPTFSVRIIDRNGIHDLDNISFPKQGS